A genomic segment from Triticum dicoccoides isolate Atlit2015 ecotype Zavitan chromosome 1A, WEW_v2.0, whole genome shotgun sequence encodes:
- the LOC119355636 gene encoding transcription repressor OFP8-like, producing the protein MASTRARRSDGRQFGVGGRWRRVAVVDTGCRCRPRRQRLASFLWPSTKPPVTRSSSSSHPSSLFPSSASTASSASARVYKHQQEPYGATAKASPPVATKKVGSNPAKKRREKMAAAAAEEEEVGVAVEKESSDPRGDFRDSMVRMVVEMGLCDSDGLRSMLRRLLALNAPPHHATILAAFAEVCAQLASESSAPPPPAYQYTSDE; encoded by the coding sequence ATGGCATCGACGAGAGCGCGGCGGAGCGACGGCCGGCAGTTCGGGGTGGGCGGCCGGTGGCGGCGCGTGGCGGTGGTCGACACGGGGTGTCGGTGCCGCCCGCGCCGCCAGAGGCTGGCGTCCTTCCTCTGGCCGTCCACGAAGCCGCCGGTGACGAGGAGCAGCAGCAGCTCCCATCCGTCATCCTTGTTCccctcctccgcctccaccgctTCCTCGGCCTCCGCCCGCGTCTACAAGCACCAGCAGGAGCCCTACGGGGCGACGGCaaaggcgtcgccgccggttgcgaCGAAGAAGGTGGGCAGCAACCCGGCGAAAAAGAGGCGCGAGAAGATGGCAGCAgcggcggccgaggaggaggaggttggggtggcggtggagaaggagtcgtcggacCCGCGCGGCGACTTCCGTGACAGCATGGTGCGGATGGTGGTGGAGATGGGGCTCTGCGACTCGGACGGCCTCCGCTCCATGCTTCGCCGCCTGCTCGCCCTCAACGCGCCGCCACACCACGCCACCATCCTCGCCGCCTTCGCCGAGGTCTGCGCCCAGCTCGCCTCGGAGTcttcagcgccgccgcctccggcgtATCAATACACGAGTGACGAGTGA